CGCGCTGCTGAAGGACAGCTCGCTCATCAGCGTCCTGTCCGTGGCCGACATCGTGTATGTCGCCAGCCAGCACGTCTCGCAGTCCTTGCGCACGATGCAGGTCTACAGCCTGATGGCCGCCGTCTACCTGGTGCTGACGCTCATTCTGTCGTTCGGCGTGCGCTGGATCGAGAGCCGCGCCGCGTGGACGCGCACCGTCCGGGCCGCCTAGCGATTCGAGCGTCCGTCGCCGTCGCTGGCGATGCCATTGGGGTCACCGTCGTCCTGTTCATCGTCCAACATCGCGACGACGTCCAGCCGGACCATCGCCAACTCGACGACATCGCCGGCGGACAGCGCAGCGTCGCGGACGACGACACGCCCGTTCAGGCGGGTCGGGCTCGTGCGGCTGAGGGCGCGCAGGACGAACCGGTCGCCGTCGCGGCCGATCTGGGCGTGGCGGCGCGAGACGGACAGGTTGTCGAGGACGACGTCGCACGCCGGATCGCGGCCGAGGACGAGCGGGCCATCGGCGAGGGCGATGCGGTGCGTGACGTCGTTGCGGCGCAAAGAGAGGGCGAGGGGTGGGTTCGACATGGGGC
Above is a window of Candidatus Avedoeria danica DNA encoding:
- a CDS encoding FHA domain-containing protein encodes the protein MSNPPLALSLRRNDVTHRIALADGPLVLGRDPACDVVLDNLSVSRRHAQIGRDGDRFVLRALSRTSPTRLNGRVVVRDAALSAGDVVELAMVRLDVVAMLDDEQDDGDPNGIASDGDGRSNR